In the Diachasmimorpha longicaudata isolate KC_UGA_2023 chromosome 1, iyDiaLong2, whole genome shotgun sequence genome, one interval contains:
- the LOC135166556 gene encoding protein unc-80 homolog isoform X8, whose product MDKRRSVDGSLLEQALPIPIQLYLWRQMRPFTRAKLGKLHEASCMFCQRAPGHHEMKEASTSFEKVLVQSLHNELTPSLTEILSNVPRWRLIQTALPYILHSAANLLHNRKDVQNIGPMETTLLYILHWFLLDAAEECAESDSDMGTHNNPFYYLYSVPTITLFVYLFAPLSNHLKDIDFKTNLRLENGVKIWQPMSEYRHPESSCFTAHCRPKPRSIWWNSSRMGRQQAPSDIFVGTRKQKSEDFREPDSPPSQTVSICFSDQNVASCTKGEEETNWVSSPKDTVFPETIPEESSSTEDEHVVIFRLPSLTESEKAMDGVKEVFTIFSEGASIFHVAMGRSSSSSKSTVTIEQITTSSGGDNQSDGRTTLKLGLHDKTKEHKEDKDRDSAKDSSKSKSVPTGPREPTSPETPVQSKSQGPPADVRAATFLDVAVMRCLFVSQWQEEGIYWALQYLYQRLRQINEDCSHQQMPRRRSNSLPIPKIEVSIYQSPESKKKEDVKGFIEIPDGREPSTMSDLATIADLPYTASKSQDGEGSHVRRASEKTKKRMKMADLKAFVETKLLSKSEKALEKIGQDEPKDLIDQQHETHRSLDTGDDHLVRQASTSSRIFEERDIDRMQYPSNLIKGKSMPSLSCLINELAAGGYIGDTKVERKQGRLYSQSCTAQNPIITVTEHTPTPSPDYLKRQGSIDSQLDAISIHGSRLSSERKPSLTRSQTDSNITYTGDEIPEAPGSACYITKTGDIDLQVLLKAVHSVSLRDTMCCTLRVCESILSLIELLIEIGVLKACLRDETGSNAGSGNDEKAETASRKHDSPVNEQDPRNDIDGRNWNAHALMMNAVLRVIKHLGCTHGCGDGIRGPQADFYRSQAQTILTKLNCASSRLFSRWLRNMVREQPITEILEVFHAYVGFCIDPSSLLSPLNLKRSANKSPEVQPQAGYATNFGAGLGAGTPLGVPSTSVAATASALASATAASATASYGGVGYSSRSIENKMLACIFKTLVTRFVTNSKELKTQENISIYCDIKQFVTYVKEMHGGVFRRVALSGILDASDRPNKRCNSNLRTTRVIRHIHQSDYDDNADLAGEACCVDERGARKFLFKKRSTSSTCAQSDAFGLQSLLETELSEETVKASQSPLGNLRKKHHMLTPRQSERNLGLGEAYLGRSKKTTRFQMGGIVNWFRREYGRTDSTDSHESSESPTEGSFGRQPSIRRGHYRVTRPVRGVGQTLQRAKRRMEDQLVKIGLTKRSKKESMEEVPRNYFSRRNSMDLGDSCRESEFVVLKERRLVPRSAVYEGMRRFSFLLETCQPGAVPDHHLIAAILDLPYAPVVSRASLLLECAHLVHQCNKGHWPTWMKINLPVFRPSVPMGSRNVPTGVRRTHILQRAAGKLFYQWAEAIGARLEEFLNEDKQNVDHVVAMMSDETKQRELVVEDEEEDFLDEASINTYGSQCPVALRMVACILLLEITAFLRETYQTLPKSSRLSTKDRPPPWERMYSRDANRRWSMALSSMGHSQTSAQSLQSIAGDRETGELRESIEKGHWNCANPIINHQTSDSIALDFRSERKISFVLHEPDNESEGSSKSTVTIQGEEAFDREKKKVQPQTARPFLLRRGTAGNTGSFKRRSLKLRRGTKEGKDMECEAFVRSIDAVRRTDSIQSKRKVSSLSDRSDTSEPGYCGEVSGEESPGILSDDQPPESPSDSNDTDETNRNFPWMRVLAQTASSFNFYCSHQNFCHPYCHRRQIRACGRLIKSVRKVYGEAFGVINGTGTFDFDSDKKDDGKKDKRGRKVSDQTSAQVSPVRRKDSVGRKFKIDKSLEGSQSGRLTGGNRDSSKDLDQDSDRGRDSFKKFSSEDDDEPNHEPPAILKYIKMQVKDAFHAPLATLVKGAVVMPDDLFAEVLSVAWELLLEPNQEVAASAASLFIVSAVRAPTQASDIMHQGLQHTSPAIRINAILRFQVLWKLRYQVWPRMEEMAHLTFKVPPPGIEFTLPSPKIGIESLPVVDPPWMPQGKTKVEEVTINQERHRSVVTATKTRKKQQTEAIKKALQEQDDKKREERESFLITTIPITVQAAYEPSPVGDDHEDMDDDAGDAVPRNTSHHGQSALSLFPSSLCSAIVQIINLLDDAAVSDDGNSVYEVAYQVIWSCLVEDSALFLRYVLERLTRDKQELMFKILRHLIRFVPKLPQQAAFALYNYIIGYVMFYVRSPHEEGQKLIGTALSILWMVVHSVHGIMFKDLKQILRKEQCDASILLTANVPSAKKIIVHGPQDPDAGGIPSQFPVQEDTQFCQILRESLDFFGIEELKHKEYFLVDYKTHQIHNPSSYVRDYYFFKRSQYPQLELVHMKPEDAFNALQRQELVHKFVEIGKTLLTWAILKNVDMVVQRVVFLHEELMKLPSFPRKALEADLDLYKGGEIGRELLGLDVMHKFMWVRLIARMFEAMAGNFAYSGDIHLFLNVLNGALVLHSEDSCILRYVVATYINAAHNFKNIFSTNGYLLIMPSLLQLYATHQTNKLVTTTVEYAVKQFYMMNRKPFILQMFGSVSTILDTDETSPHGEAHKVPSTCLFNLLLSLETPSPDPLNIGELVKEEKPLKAIDFCYHDENEMVTVLDCISLCVMVIAYAADSTRGQQMLIILEAILPCYVQQIQSPTYNREGKTEKEIINQLAIAVRTLVNNSETLTKYYNGPQKLSPEHKGSSQRNYGKGPYSPGFDFEEETHTTKYLEHTKARNLYDRDNEDSETSHKNEFRRPRDTLLNMVGEFVARCSVRLVELNKKSQDGKMIELLDSKCHVRLADIAHSLLKISPYDPDTMGCRGLRRYMNDLLPSTEWSNDDMRPALTVILRRLDKTFSKIYKKASVRRNTDWEAASDLLRGVYETLSKYPYIAHFQYLKTLLATCQALIVGDMGQVEVTSAASAALMSKIPPQHFCSTVLRLIALHVISLGEGYTLENVCGGNSMFASQIRTENVLLNLLIPLFLRVGTGRKDVPKLRQADLKFALVAVLNTLWPTSTKIAPLTAQNLKATADLRAGSLTFTARDPKTSTKLSLSLYRVAFLALKIMTICFEAEMRTEWTKILRTMRQLNRRNEASVHLWNFLEFVVTHRTALFIQMLPFIVHKIGQPPISEHERNMQSSIRAKINGETAVFPKSRGTLLGDLLHELRDLKEEIEDRKFDEMQPEPKRSVVDMHPNAPNVNDGQPRTQRPSLLIDLLTGDLGSRVHINRTPAETPGSHSTTLQSLPPSVHHSVNSSSTTKSSVQSHASPGPGNGAPVPRGSVSSASCGSSTIKEGAELSTGDNQTEQTAVPASLRVVRLTH is encoded by the exons ATGGACAAGAGACGATCCGTTGATGGGAGCCTGCTTGAGCAGGCTCTCCCCATTCCCATCCAGCTTTACCTCTGGCGTCAGATGAG GCCTTTCACGCGGGCCAAGCTTGGCAAACTCCACGAGGCGTCGTGTATG TTTTGTCAACGTGCTCCTGGTCATCAC GAAATGAAAGAGGCGAGCACT TCATTCGAAAAGGTCCTCGTCCAGAGTCTTCACAACGAGCTGACGCCCTCCTTAACCGAGATTCTGAGCAATGTGCCACGATGGCGATTGATCCAGACAGCCCTTCCCTACATTCTCCATTCGGCGGCCAATCTTCTGCACAACAG GAAGGATGTGCAGAATATTGGACCGATGGAGACAACTCTGCTCTACATTTTACATTGGTTTCTACTTGATGCTGCTGAGGAATGTGCAGAGAGTGATTCCGACATGGGAACTCATAATAATCCATTCTATTACCTTTATTCTGTACCTACCATCACG CTCTTTGTATACCTTTTCGCACCACTCAGCAATCACCTCAAAGACATCGACTTCAAAACAAATTTGCGACTGGAGAATGGTGTCAAAATCTGGCAGCCAATGAGTGAATACAGGCACCCCGAGAGTTCGTGTTTCACTGCTCACTGTAGGCCTAAGCCAAGATCCATTTGGTGGAATTCCTCGAGGATGGGTAGACAGCAGGCCCCAAGCGATATTTTCGTAGGCACCCGGAAGCAGAAGAGTGAAGATTTTCGAGAGCCTGACAGCCCCCCGAGCCAAACTGTCAGCATATGTTTTTCAGATCAGAATGTTGCATCGTGTACGAAAGGAGAGGAGGAGACCAACTGGGTGTCTTCGCCGAAAGATACGGTTTTTCCTGAGACAATACCGGAGGAGAGCTCCAGCACTGAGGACGAGCATGTAGTGATATTCAGGCTTCCGTCCCTCACCGAATCCGAAAAAGCTATGGATGGTGTTAAAGAAGTTTTTACGATATTCTCG GAGGGTGCGAGTATTTTTCACGTAGCGATGGGCAGATCGAGTAGTTCGTCAAAATCAACAGTTACAATTGAGCAAATAACAACTAGCTCTGGAGGGGATAATCAGTCAGACGGGAGGACTACATTAAAACTGGG TTTGCACGACAAAACGAAAGAACATAAAGAAGATAAGGATCGAGATTCGGCTAAGGACAGCTCGAAATCTAAAAGTGTACCCACAGGACCCCGAGAGCCAACGTCTCCAGAGACCCCAGTCCAGTCAAAGTCTCAGGGGCCACCAGCGGACGTTCGTGCAGCTACATTCCTTGATGTAGCAGTGATGAGATGTCTATTTGTCTCTCAGTGGCAGGAAGAAGGGATCTACTGGGCCCTACAGTACCTTTACCAGAGGCTGAGACAAATCAACGAAGATTGTTCGCATCAACAAATGCCCAGAAGACGCAGCAATTCCCTTCCcattccgaagatagaggttTCTATATATCAGAGTCCAGAGAGCAAGAAGAAGGAGGACGTGAAGggattcattgaaattcccgATGGCAGGGAGCCATCAACCATGTCCGACCTGGCCACCATCGCCGATCTTCCGTACACTGCTTCGAAGTCACAGGATGGAGAGGGTAGCCACGTGAGAAGGGCCAGTGAGAAGACCAAGAAGAGGATGAAGATGGCAGATCTCAAGGCCTTTGTCGAAACCAAGTTGCTTTCTAAATCGGAGAAAGCGTTGGAGAAGATTGGCCAGGACGAGCCTAAGGATCTAATCGATCAG caACACGAAACTCATAGAAGTCTCGATACGGGGGATGATCACCTGGTGAGACAAGCATCAACTTCATCCAGGATTTTTGAAGAACGTGACATTGATCGCATGCAGTACCCGTCGAACTTGATAAAGGGGAAGAGCATGCCAAGCCTTAG CTGCTTGATTAACGAACTCGCCGCGGGTGG TTACATCGGTGATACCAAAGTTGAGAGGAAGCAGGGGAGACTTTATAGTCAATCATGTACAGCACAAAATCCAATAATCACTGTGACCGAACACACACCAACCCCTTCACCAGATTATTTGAAACGTCAA gGGTCAATAGACAGTCAATTGGATGCAATAAGCATCCACGGTAGTAGATTAAGTTCCGAGAGGAAACCAAGCCTGACGAGATCGCAGACTGACTCCAACATCACGTACACTGGCGACGAAATTCCTGAAGCGCCAGGATCTGCGTGTTACATCACGAAAACCGGAGATATCGATCTCCAAGTGCTGCTGAAG gcTGTCCATTCAGTTTCTCTTCGAGACACCATGTGCTGCACCCTTAGAGTCTGCGAGAGCATTCTCAGTCTCATTGAGCTTCTGATTGAGATAGGAGTCTTGAAGGCCTGCCTCAGGGATGAAACTGGCAGCAATGCGGGCTCAGGCAATGATGAGAAAGCAGAAACAGCCAGCAGAAAACATGATTCACCAGTGAATGAGCAGGACCCTCGCAATGACATCGATGGGCGCAACTGGAATGCTCACGCATTGATGATGAATGCAGTTCTCAGAGTGATCAAGCACTTGGGGTGTACCCACGGCTGTGGAGATGGAATTCGTGGGCCTCAGGCTGATTTCTATAGGTCCCAGGCCCAGACAATCCTCACTAAATTGAATTGTGCCAGCTCAAGATTGTTTTCGAGATGGTTACGTAATATGGTGCGCGAACAACCGATCACAGAGATCTTGGAGGTTTTCCATGCATACGTGGGCTTCTGCATTGATCCAAGTTCGTTATTATCACCTCTTA ATCTTAAACGAAGTGCCAATAAGTCCCCGGAGGTACAGCCACAGGCTGGTTATGCCACAAATTTTGGAGCTGGTTTGGGTGCTGGGACACCCCTGGGAGTTCCATCGACGTCG GTAGCAGCAACGGCTTCGGCATTAGCCTCAGCCACAGCTGCGTCAGCAACTGCCTCCTATGGAGGCGTAGGATACTCGTCAAGAAGTATAGAAAACAAAATGTTAGCATGTATATTCAAAACACTAGTAACCCGTTTCGTCACAAACTCAAAGGAACTCAAAACCCAGGAGAATATTTCTATTTACTGCGACATAAAGCAGTTTGTAACGTATGTCAAAGAGATGCATGGTGGAGTGTTTCGTCGGGTGGCTCTGAGTGGCATTCTAGATGCATCAGACAGGCCTAACAAAAGGTGCAATAGTAATCTAAGGACTACAAGGGTAATTAGACACATTCATCAATCGGATTATGATGATAATGCTGATTTGGCGGGGGAGGCTTGCTGTGTGGATGAGAGGGGGGCTAGGAAATTTCTCTTCAAAAAACGCAGTACATCGTCCACCTGTGCG CAATCTGATGCTTTCGGATTGCAGAGTCTGCTGGAGACTGAGCTGAGTGAAGAGACTGTTAAAGCTAGTCAGAGTCCCCTTGGAAATTTGCGAAAAAAACATCATATGCTGACGCCTAGACAGAGTGAACGGAATTTGGGACTTGGGGAGGCTTACCTGGGAAGATCGAAAAAAACTACGAGATTTCAGATGGGGGGAATAG tcaaTTGGTTTAGGAGAGAATATGGTAGAACAGATTCTACAGATAGTCATGAAAGTAGTGAGTCACCGACGGAAGGAAGTTTTGGGAGACAGCCCAGTATACGTCGAGGGCATTATCGAGTCACTCGTCCAGTGCGAGG AGTCGGTCAAACTTTGCAAAGAGCGAAACGAAGAATGGAGGATCAGCTCGTTAAAATTGGCCTCACGAAGAGGAGTAAGAAAGAGAGTATGGAAGAGGTTCCTAGAAATT ATTTTAGTAGAAGAAATTCGATGGATCTCGGTGATTCCTGCCGTGAATCTGAGTTTGTGGTTCTCAAAGAACGTCGTCTAGTTCCTAGATCAGCTGTCTACGAAGGCATGCGGAGATTCTCATTTTTACTGGAAACCTGTCAGCCCGGAGCTGTACCAGATCATCACTTGATAGCAGCAATACTTGATCTTCCGTACGCCCCGGTGGTGTCGAGAGCTTCATTACTCCTCGAGTGTGCACATCTCGTGCATCAGTGCAATAAAGGCCACTGGCCGACgtggatgaaaataaatcttcCGGTTTTCAGGCCTTCGGTTCCGATGGGCAGTAGAAACGTACCGACTGGGGTCAGACGGACTCATATACTCCAGAGAGCAGCTGGCAAACTTTTTTATCAGTGGGCGGAG GCAATTGGCGCGAGACTAGAGGAATTTCTGAATGAGGATAAACAAAATGTAGATCATGTCGTTGCCATGATGTCGGACGAGACGAAGCAGAGAGAATTGGTAGTCGAAGATGAAGAGGAAGATTTTTTAGATGAAG CAAGTATAAACACCTATGGATCCCAGTGTCCTGTCGCCCTGCGTATGGTCGCCTGCATTCTCCTTCTGGAGATAACAGCATTTCTCCGTGAAACCTATCAAACCCTGCCGAAATCCAGTCGTCTCTCCACCAAGGATCGTCCACCACCCTGGGAGAGGATGTACTCCCGTGATGCTAATCGTCGTTGGAGCATGGCCCTGTCATCGATGGGACACTCACAGACATCAGCTCAGAGTCTTCAATCGATCGCCGGCGATCGTGAGACTGGTGAGTTGAGGGAGTCTATCGAGAAAGGCCATTGGAATTGTGCAAATCCCATCATCAATCATCAAACATCTGACTCAATCGCCCTCGACTTTCGTTCAGAACGAAAGATCAGCTTTGTGCTTCATGAGCCCGACAACGAGTCCGAGGGCAGCAGTAAATCAACGGTGACAATACAGGGGGAAGAGGCTTTTGATCGAGAAAAGAAGAAAGTCCAGCCGCAGACtgccaggccctttttactgaGACGTGGTACAGCTGGAAATACAGGATCATTCAAAAGACGTAGTTTAAAGTTACGTCGGGGTACTAAGGAAGGCAAAGATATGGAGTGTGAAGCTT TTGTTCGATCGATAGATGCTGTGAGACGGACTGATTCCATCCAATCAAAACGAAAAGTCAGTTCGTTGTCGGACCGCAGTGACACATCCGAGCCGGGATATTGTGGCGAAGTAAGTGGTGAAGAGTCACCTGGCATTCTTAGTGATGATCAGCCACCAGAGAGCCCAAGTGATTCCAACGACACTGACGAAACCAATAGGAACTTTCCCTGGATGAGGGTGCTTGCACAGACTGCAAGTTCTTTCAACTTTTACTGTTCACATCAGAACTTTTGCCATCCTTACTGTCATCGCAGGCAAATCAGGGCCTGTGGAAGGCTCATCAAGTCTGTGAGAAAGGTTTACGGGGAGGCGTTTGGAGTTATCAACGGAACAGGCACCTTTGATTTCGATTCGGATAAGAAGGACGATGGGAAGAAGGAcaagagaggaagaaaagtgTCTGATCAAACTAGTGCGCAGGTTTCACCGGTTCGCAGAAAAGACAGCGTTGGAAGGAAGTTCAA AATTGACAAAAGTCTGGAGGGCTCCCAGTCGGGTCGCCTCACTGGTGGCAATCGAGATTCCTCGAAGGACCTGGATCAGGACTCGGACCGTGGCCGGGActctttcaaaaaattctcttcggaAGATGACGACGAGCCAAATCATGAGCCACCAGCCATCCTCAAATACATAAAGATGCAGGTCAAGGATGCATTCCATGCACCCCTGGCAACTCTCGTCAAAGGTGCAGTGGTTATGCCTGACGATCTCTTTGCAGAGGTTCTCTCAGTCGCCTGGGAGCTCCTCCTTGAGCCAAATCAGGAAGTGGCTGCCTCTGCAGCATCCCTATTCATAGTCTCCGCAGTACGCGCTCCAACCCAAGCCAGCGATATAATGCACCAGGGTCTCCAGCACACGTCCCCAGCCATTCGCATAAATGCCATTCTTCGATTTCAAGTCCTGTGGAAACTCAGGTATCAGGTCTGGCCAAGGATGGAAGAAATGGCCCACCTGACCTTCAAAGTTCCGCCTCCTGGCATTGAGTTCACCCTTCCCTCACCGAAAATCGGAATAGAGTCCCTCCCAGTGGTCGACCCACCCTGGATGCCCCAGGGAAAAACCAAAGTGGAAGAAGTCACGATCAATCAAGAGCGTCATAGATCCGTCGTAACAGCGACTAAAACTCGAAAGAAACAGCAGACGGAGGCGATAAAGAAAGCTCTTCAAGAGCAGGACGATAAGAAGCGCGAGGAACGGGAGAGCTTTCTCATAACAACGATTCCTATAACAGTCCAGGCAGCATATGAGCCCAGCCCCGTTGGAGACGATCATGAGGATATGGACGATGACGCGGGGGATGCTGTCCCTCGCAACACGTCACATCACGGCCAATCAGCATTGTCCTTGTTCCCTTCGTCTCTGTGCTCAGCCAttgttcaaataattaatcttcTCGATGACGCTGCTGTCTCCGACGATGGAAATTCCGTTTACGAAGTAGCTTATCAGGTGATATGGAGCTGTCTCGTTGAGGACAGTGCCCTCTTCTTGCGATACGTCCTCGAGAGACTCACAAGGGATAAACAGGAGTTGATGTTCAAGATCCTGAGGCATTTGATAAGATTTGTACCCAAGCTGCCGCAACAAGCGGCCTTTGCCCTTTACAATTATATCATCGGTTATGTGATGTTCTATGTGAGATCGCCGCATGAAGAGGGACAAAAGCTCATTGGAACCGCGTTATCAATTCTTTGGATGGTGGTGCACAGTGTTCACGGGATTATGTTTAAGGATTTGAAGCAAATATTGAGGAAGGAGCAGTGTGATGCCTCCATCTTATTGACAGCTAATGTTCCATCAGCGAAGAAGATCATTGTGCATGGGCCACAGGATCCCGATGCGGGGGGCATTCCATCTCAATTTCCTGTGCAGGAGGACACGCAGTTCTGTCAGATTCTCAGGGAGAGCCTGGATTTCTTCGGAATAGAGGAGCTGAAGCATAAGGAGTACTTTCTTGTTGATTATAAAACAC atCAAATTCATAATCCTTCATCCTACGTACGTgattactattttttcaagagATCACAGTATCCACAACTCGAGCTTGTCCATATGAAACCAGAAGATGCCTTCAATGCCCTACAGAGGCAGGAGTTAGTTCACAAATTCgttgaaattggaaaaacatTGCTTACGTGggctattttaaaaaatgtcgatATGGTAGTTCAGAGAGTCGTATTTTTGCACGAGGAACTTATGAAGTTACCATCCTTTCCGAGAAAAGCACTCGAGGCAGATCTTGATTTATACAAGGGTGGTGAAATTGGAAGA GAATTACTGGGATTGGATGTAATGCACAAGTTTATGTGGGTACGTCTGATCGCCCGAATGTTCGAGGCCATGGCCGGTAATTTTGCCTATTCCGGTGATATTCATCTATTTCTCAATGTATTGAATGGAGCCCTCGTGCTACACAGCGAAGACTCGTGTATCCTTCGTTACGTCGTGGCGACGTACATTAACGCAGCGCACAATTTCAAAAACATATTTTCAACGAACGGTTATTTACTGATAATGCCATCGCTATTGCAATTATACGCAACACATCAAACGAATAAACTTGTTACTACTACTGTAGAGTATGCTGTTAAGCAGTTTTACATGATGAATCGTAAGCCGTTTATCCTACAGATGTTTGGGAGTGTTTCCACTATTTTGGATACTGATGAGACAAGTCCTCACGGAGAGGCGCACAAg GTACCCTCGACGTGTCTCTTCAACTTGTTATTGAGTTTAGAAACTCCATCACCAGATCCCCTTAACATCGGTGAACTtgtgaaagaagaaaaacctcTGAAAGCCATTGATTTTTGTTACCACGATGAGAACGAGATGGTCACCGTACTGGACTGCATATCCCTCTGCGTCATGGTGATAGCGTATGCAGCTGATTCCACAAGGGGTCAGCAGATGTTGATAATTTTGGAGGCAATATTGCCCTGTTATGTTCAGCAAATTCAATCGCCCACGTACAATCGAGAAGGAAAGACGGAGAAGGAGATCATAAATCAGTTGGCAATAGCTGTTCGAACACTTGTGAATAATTCTGAAACCTTGACTAAGTACTACAATGGGCCACAGAAGTTGAGCCCTGAGCACAAAGGGTCAAGTCAGAGGAACTATGGAAAGGGCCCCTACTCACCAGGTTTTGATTTTGAAGAGGAGACGCACACGACGAAGTACCTAGAGCACACAAAAGCCAGAAATCTTTACGATCGAGATAATGAAGACTCTGAGACCTCTCACAAGAACGAGTTCCGGAGGCCCAGGGACACCCTTCTCAACATGGTGGGGGAGTTTGTGGCAAGGTGCTCGGTACGACTGGTGGAACTGAACAAGAAATCTCAGGACGGAAAGATGATAGAGCTCCTGGACTCCAAGTGCCACGTGAGACTAGCGGATATAGCGCACAGTCTTCTGAAAATATCTCCTTACGATCCTGACACCATGGGGTGCAGAGGTCTGCGACGGTACATGAATGACCTTCTGCCGTCGACGGAGTGGTCCAACGATGACATGAGGCCGGCCCTCACAGTGATCTTGAGAAGACTGGACAAAACCTTCAGCAAGATCTACAAGAAAGCTTCTGTAAGAAGAAACACCGATTGGGAGGCGGCGAGTGATCTGCTGAGAGGTGTCTACGAAACTCTCTCGAAGTACCCTTACATCGCACACTTCCAGTATCTGAAGACCCTTCTGGCGACCTGTCAGGCCCTCATCGTTGGCGACATGGGCCAAGTGGAAGTCACATCAGCAGCAAGTGCAGCACTCATGAGCAAGATTCCTCCACAGCACTTCTGCTCAACTGTCCTACGATTGATCGCCCTTCACGTTATTTCTTTGGGTGAAGGCTACACCTTGGAAAATGTCTGCGGTGGTAATTCAATGTTCGCTTCTCAGATCAGAACTGAGAATGTACTATTGAATCTTCTGATACCTCTCTTCTTGCGTGTGGGAACTGGAAGGAAAGATGTTCCGAAGCTGAGACAGGCTGACCTGAAATTCGCTCTCGTCGCTGTTCTCAATACTCTGTGGCCTACTAGCACAAAAATAGCACCTCTCACCGCCCAAAATTTGAAAGCAACAGCGGATTTGCGTGCTGGTAGTCTAACTTTCACAGCTAGAGATCCGAAGACTTCCACCAAGTTATCCCTGTCGCTTTATCGAGTGGCCTTTTTAGCCCTGAAGATCATGACCATTTGCTTTGAGGCCGAGATGAGGACCGAGTGGACCAAAATCTTGAGGACAATGCGACAGCTGAATAGGAGAAATGAAGCCTCCGTTCACTTGTGGAATTTTCTGGAATTTGTTGTCACACACAGGACAGCTCTGTTCATCCAGATGCTCCCATTCATCGTCCATAAAATAGGACAGCCACCGATTTCCGAGCATGAACGTAATATGCAAAGCTCCATCAGGGCAAAGATCAATGGGGAGACTGCAGTATTTCCCAAGTCACGTGGCACCTTGTTGGGCGATTTACTGCACGAGTTGAGAGACTTGAAGGAGGAGATTGAGGATCGGAAGTTCGATGAGATGCAGCCGGAGCCGAAGAGAAGTGTTGTGGATATGCATCCTAATGCGCCAAATGTCAATGACGGACAGCCAAGAACGCAGAGGCCGTCTTTGCTAATTGATCTGTTGACTGGGGATCTTGGCTCGAGGGTGCACATCAATAGGACACCTGCGGAGACGCCAGGCTCACACTCAACGACCCTTCAATCACTTCCACCGTCTGTCCATCATTCCGTCAATTCGAGTAGTACTACCAAATCTTCTGTACAGAGTCACGCATCGCCGGGTCCAGGCAATGGGGCTCCTGTTCCGAGAG GGTCGGTATCTAGTGCAAGCTGTGGCTCCTCCACCATCAAAGAAGGCGCCGAACTATCAACTGGAGATAATCAGACTGAGCAGACCGCAGTACCAG CGTCTCTTCGTGTCGTACGATTGACACACTGA